In Phycisphaerae bacterium RAS1, the genomic window CTTATGAGAAACGCCGGCGCGCGCCGTATCGGGCGCGCCATCCGCTTGAGTGTCGGCTTGTTCCTAGTGGCGTGCCTCGTGCGCGCCGATGACGAACTGCCGCCGCCCATGCCCAGCTACGATTTCAAGGCCGTTCCGGTTGCGAAAGTCATCGAAATCGTCAGCCCCACCGCCATCGACGTGACCGGCGGCGGAAAGAAGCAGAAGTTGCTGCTGACCGGCGTGTCGGCGGCGTCGGGTGAGGCTGCGGACTCGGCGCAGGCGTTTCTGCAGAACCTGCTGGCCGGCGAGTCGGTCTTCGTTATTCAGGATGAGTCGGCGCCCGCGAAGGACGCGGACGGACGGCAGCGCGTCTACGTCTTTCGGGCGCCGGACGGCGCCTTCGTCAATCTCGAACTGGTGCGGCTGGGATATCTGCAAGTCGACGAGTCCGCGGAATTCCGCCATCAGAAGGTCTTCAAGCACTACGAGCACATCGCCCGACAGGCGCGCAAAGGCGCCTGGAAGACCAGCGATCCGCCGGACCCGAACGCAAAACGCGACGGGACCCCCGCCGCGCGCGACTCACGCGGCGAGCAACCGCGAGCCGGCGGCGTGCTGCACGTCTACGTCACGAAGAGCGGCAAGAAGTACCACTTGAAAGAGTGCAAGCACATCAGCGCCGGGGCCGAGGCAGTGACCGTCGCCGAGGCCAAGCAGCGCGGCTACACTGCCTGCCTGGTATGCAAACCCCCGAAGTGAGCTTCGCCGCCGCCCCGCGCCGCGGCGGACTGCGCCTGGGTGTGCTGATTTCCGGCGGCGGGACGACGCTATCCAATCTCTTTCAGGAGCAGCGCGCCGATCGCCTCGGCGGGGCACAAATCGTCCAAGTGATCAGCTCGCGCGGCACGGTTGCGGGAGTCCGTATCGCGCGTGACGCGGAGCTTCCGGTCGACATCGTCCGCCGCAGGGATTTCCCCGACGATCTCAGATTCTCTGCCGCCCTCGAAGCCCGGCTGGAAGCGAGCCGCTGCGACCTGGCGCTGCTGGCCGGGTTTCTGTGCTACTGGCATCTATCGCCGCGCTGGCTGGGGCGCGTGCTGAATATCCACCCGTCGCTCTTGCCGCGTTTCGGCGGCCAGGGGATGTTCGGGCGCCGCGTGCATGAGGCGGTGCTGGCGGCAAGCGAGCGCGAGTCGGGCTGCACCGTGCACCTGGTGGATAATGAGTACGACCACGGGCCGATCGTGGCCCAGTCGCGCGTCGCCGTGCTTCCGGCGGACACGCCCGACACGCTGGCGGCGCGCGTGATGCAGGCGGAGCGCGAGCTGTATCCGCAGGTTATCCGGCGGGTCGCCGCGAACGGCGTCGGCTGGCTCCAGGCGGCGTGGCGTGGCGCCACCGCTTGTGGATGATGGCGGCCGCCGAGCCGTTTTGTTGAGCCTGCGCGATCTGCTATGCTGGGGCGGGAAGGTGAGCCGCATGGCATTCGCGCGATTTCGGATGTTCGTCGCGGCGGCGACGGCCATCATGGGCGGCAGCTTGGCGACCGCCGGGGACGCCGCGGTCCAGGGGCCGAGCACGCTGCAGCCGCCCTATCTGCTCCCGTCCGATCCTTCCTCGGGCGTACGCGTGATTTCGATCATCAGCAACGGAAACGGAGTCGCGGCTCCGGACGAGACGCATCCGCGGCTGAACGGGGCCGCGGTCTATCGGCTGGTCGGCGCGCCGGACGGGCTGGGAGCGCTGCGGAGCGACAACGACCTCGCGGACGGCACGTTTACGCTGCTGTGCAATCACGAACTCAGCGACAACGTCGGCTTGATTCGCGATCACGGCAATCGCGGCGCTTTCGTGTCGCGCTGGACCATCCACGCCGACCCGGCCAATCTCGCAGTCATTGGCGGGCAGGACCTGATTCAGGGCGTCTTCCTCTACAACACGACCAGCGGCAACTTCAACTTCTACGACGCCGCCGCGCCGATGCCGCGCTACTTCAACAACGTGCTCAGCCCGCCGCCGGCGTTCGCGCCCTTCTGGGGCATGGCGCGGTTCTGCTCGGCCGACCTGGCGGCGCCCGCGGCGTATCGCTTTGGCGAACTGGGCA contains:
- a CDS encoding hypothetical protein (Staphylococcal nuclease homologue), whose product is MRNAGARRIGRAIRLSVGLFLVACLVRADDELPPPMPSYDFKAVPVAKVIEIVSPTAIDVTGGGKKQKLLLTGVSAASGEAADSAQAFLQNLLAGESVFVIQDESAPAKDADGRQRVYVFRAPDGAFVNLELVRLGYLQVDESAEFRHQKVFKHYEHIARQARKGAWKTSDPPDPNAKRDGTPAARDSRGEQPRAGGVLHVYVTKSGKKYHLKECKHISAGAEAVTVAEAKQRGYTACLVCKPPK
- the purN gene encoding Phosphoribosylglycinamide formyltransferase, which gives rise to MQTPEVSFAAAPRRGGLRLGVLISGGGTTLSNLFQEQRADRLGGAQIVQVISSRGTVAGVRIARDAELPVDIVRRRDFPDDLRFSAALEARLEASRCDLALLAGFLCYWHLSPRWLGRVLNIHPSLLPRFGGQGMFGRRVHEAVLAASERESGCTVHLVDNEYDHGPIVAQSRVAVLPADTPDTLAARVMQAERELYPQVIRRVAANGVGWLQAAWRGATACG